In Gemmatimonadales bacterium, the following are encoded in one genomic region:
- the priA gene encoding primosomal protein N', translated as MIGFARVALPLPLSTAYTYRIPETLADRVSAGARVVVPVRRRELVGIVVSVDDAPSAGSDGVPLKDLLAAPDAEPAMPAPLLRAAEWMAGYYGAPLGLALRAALPAGLWGASRVVATLERAPRTVGGLAGRVLAWLEEQGGEAAVASMARGLGRSVWDALDRLARVGAVSLRVEPPDTSAAVITERLLVLAEPAPTLLEREALFRRSRRQRELYEALEGLGGHAPVRHAVEQLGFSAALVRALVRRRLARVESTERVRDPFAVLPATPPPEHLTGDQAAALHAIGTLAPGEGALLFGVTGSGKTLVYLEAVRRLLAAGHGAIVLVPEIGLTPQTVSRFRGAFGDDVAVLHSGLSDGERADAWRLLRRGERRVAVGARSAVFAPVQRLGIIVLDEEHEATYKNGETPRYHTRDVAAVRARLEGAALVLGSATPSLETLALALAAPVQAVSPASRQVAPPESSPAPAPRRLQMVRLPERIGMRPLPPVELVDLRTAPKVADTGPVAWSEPLDGAVGAVLARGEQALLLLNRRGWASFLQCPDCGEVWQCPRCSVSLTVHRHPSALRCHYCGHEEPMPFTCRACASPVYEMRGVGTQQLERVLAERYPAARVARMDLDATSTKWSHQRILGAVERGEVDLLVGTQMIAKGLDFPNVTLVGVVDADTGLHLPDFRSAERTFQLLAQVAGRAGRGPKGGRVLVQTRSPRHPALVHAAQHDTEGFLAAELGTRRAPPYPPIVALVNLIVSGPAERAVSRRAAQVADWCTAVAARHALAVEVLGPAPCPLARIKDRWRWHVLLKGPSRVLGRVVRYAARRPARRGDTRVVIDRDPASVL; from the coding sequence ATGATCGGGTTCGCGCGGGTGGCACTCCCGCTGCCGCTCTCCACCGCCTACACCTACCGCATTCCCGAAACGCTCGCCGATCGCGTGTCGGCGGGCGCGCGCGTGGTCGTGCCGGTGCGGCGGCGCGAGCTCGTCGGCATCGTGGTCTCCGTCGACGATGCACCGTCTGCCGGATCGGACGGCGTGCCGCTCAAGGACCTGCTCGCCGCGCCCGATGCGGAGCCGGCCATGCCCGCGCCGCTGCTCCGCGCGGCGGAGTGGATGGCGGGCTACTACGGCGCGCCGCTCGGCCTCGCGCTTCGCGCCGCATTGCCGGCAGGGCTCTGGGGCGCATCGCGCGTAGTCGCGACCCTCGAGCGGGCACCGAGGACCGTGGGCGGTCTTGCCGGTCGAGTGCTCGCGTGGCTTGAAGAGCAGGGTGGTGAGGCGGCGGTCGCATCGATGGCGCGCGGACTGGGTCGAAGCGTGTGGGACGCGCTCGATCGGCTTGCGCGCGTGGGCGCGGTCTCGCTCCGGGTCGAGCCGCCCGATACCTCGGCGGCGGTCATCACCGAGCGGCTCCTCGTGCTCGCCGAGCCGGCGCCGACGCTGCTCGAGCGCGAGGCGCTCTTCCGGCGCTCGCGCCGCCAGCGCGAGCTCTACGAGGCGCTCGAGGGTCTGGGTGGCCACGCGCCGGTGCGCCACGCGGTCGAGCAGCTCGGTTTCAGCGCCGCACTGGTGCGCGCGCTGGTACGGCGCCGGCTGGCGCGGGTCGAGTCCACCGAGCGCGTGCGCGATCCGTTCGCGGTGCTCCCGGCAACGCCGCCGCCCGAGCATCTCACCGGCGACCAGGCCGCCGCGCTTCATGCGATCGGTACGCTCGCGCCCGGCGAGGGGGCGCTGCTGTTCGGCGTCACGGGAAGCGGAAAGACGCTGGTCTATCTGGAGGCCGTGCGGCGACTGCTCGCCGCAGGGCACGGCGCGATCGTTCTAGTCCCCGAGATCGGCCTCACGCCCCAGACGGTGAGCCGGTTCCGCGGCGCGTTCGGCGACGACGTCGCGGTGCTCCACAGCGGCCTCTCCGATGGCGAGCGCGCCGACGCCTGGCGCCTGCTGCGCCGGGGCGAGCGCCGCGTCGCGGTCGGCGCACGCTCGGCCGTGTTCGCGCCGGTCCAGCGACTCGGCATCATCGTGCTCGACGAGGAGCACGAGGCCACCTACAAGAACGGCGAGACGCCGCGCTACCACACGCGCGACGTGGCCGCCGTGCGCGCCCGGCTCGAAGGCGCCGCGCTCGTGCTCGGGAGCGCTACGCCCTCGCTCGAGACGCTGGCACTCGCGCTCGCGGCTCCGGTGCAGGCGGTCTCGCCGGCATCGCGGCAGGTCGCGCCGCCGGAATCGTCCCCTGCTCCCGCACCGCGGCGGCTCCAGATGGTGCGCCTCCCCGAGCGCATCGGCATGCGGCCGCTGCCGCCGGTCGAGCTGGTCGATCTGCGGACGGCGCCGAAGGTCGCGGACACGGGTCCGGTGGCCTGGTCGGAGCCACTCGACGGCGCCGTCGGCGCAGTGCTCGCGCGCGGCGAGCAGGCGTTGCTGCTGCTCAACCGGCGCGGCTGGGCGTCGTTCCTGCAATGTCCCGACTGCGGCGAGGTGTGGCAATGCCCGCGCTGCTCGGTCTCACTCACGGTGCACCGGCATCCGTCCGCATTGCGCTGCCATTACTGCGGGCACGAGGAGCCGATGCCGTTCACCTGTCGCGCATGCGCCAGCCCGGTGTACGAGATGCGCGGGGTCGGCACTCAGCAGCTCGAGCGCGTGCTCGCCGAGCGTTATCCGGCGGCGCGCGTGGCGCGGATGGACCTCGACGCCACGAGCACCAAGTGGTCGCACCAGCGCATCCTGGGTGCAGTCGAGCGGGGCGAAGTGGATCTGCTCGTCGGCACGCAGATGATCGCGAAAGGGCTCGATTTCCCCAACGTCACGCTCGTGGGCGTGGTCGACGCCGACACCGGCCTGCACCTGCCCGACTTCCGCTCGGCCGAGCGGACCTTTCAGTTGCTGGCGCAGGTAGCGGGGCGCGCGGGCCGCGGGCCGAAAGGCGGCCGCGTGCTGGTCCAGACCCGGAGCCCGCGACATCCGGCGCTGGTACACGCGGCGCAGCACGACACCGAGGGATTCCTCGCCGCCGAACTTGGGACCCGTCGGGCGCCGCCGTATCCGCCGATCGTGGCGCTGGTGAATCTCATCGTCTCGGGGCCGGCCGAGCGGGCCGTGAGCCGCCGCGCGGCGCAGGTGGCCGACTGGTGCACGGCGGTCGCGGCGCGGCACGCGCTCGCCGTCGAGGTGCTCGGGCCCGCGCCGTGCCCGCTCGCGCGGATCAAGGACCGCTGGCGCTGGCACGTGCTGCTCAAGGGGCCTTCGCGCGTGCTCGGCCGCGTGGTGCGTTACGCGGCCCGGCGGCCCGCGCGCCGCGGCGATACGCGGGTCGTCATCGATCGCGATCCGGCGTCGGTGCTCTGA
- a CDS encoding dipeptide epimerase: MPPALHLEAEPLDLHTRHPFIIARGGRAEHRTVWVRVTDRDGAVGWGEAAPSPYYGETPDTVLAALGRYRPELPDDPLDLDAADARFARALAGNPSARAALSMALHDLAGKRLGVPLWRFWGLDPTTAPPSTFTIGLDAPDKMRAKVAEAEPYPVLKVKLGTPRDVEILRTIRDATSKELRVDANGSWTRTHALRMLPLIEEYGVTVLEQPLPPRDLAGLAAVTRAARIPVIADESCLVAADIPPLAGVVDGINIKLAKCGSLREALRMVAVARAHAMTVMLGCMIESSIAITAAAHLAPLVDLVDLDGAALLSDDPFVGAGIDAGRLSLPTAPGLGVRAR; encoded by the coding sequence GTGCCCCCCGCGCTCCATCTCGAAGCCGAGCCGCTCGACCTCCACACGCGCCATCCGTTCATCATCGCGCGCGGCGGACGCGCGGAGCACCGCACAGTCTGGGTGCGCGTTACCGACCGCGACGGCGCGGTCGGGTGGGGCGAGGCGGCGCCGAGCCCGTACTACGGCGAGACACCCGACACGGTGCTCGCCGCGCTCGGCAGGTACCGGCCCGAGCTCCCGGACGATCCGCTCGATCTCGACGCAGCCGACGCGCGGTTCGCTCGCGCGCTCGCCGGAAATCCGTCGGCGCGCGCCGCGCTCTCGATGGCGCTGCACGACCTCGCCGGCAAGCGACTCGGTGTCCCGCTCTGGCGCTTCTGGGGACTCGACCCCACCACGGCGCCTCCGTCCACCTTCACCATCGGGCTCGATGCGCCGGACAAGATGCGGGCCAAGGTGGCCGAAGCCGAGCCCTATCCGGTCCTCAAGGTGAAGCTCGGGACGCCGCGCGACGTGGAAATTCTCCGCACCATCCGCGACGCGACCAGCAAGGAGTTGCGGGTCGATGCCAACGGATCCTGGACCCGCACCCACGCGCTCCGCATGCTCCCGCTGATCGAGGAGTACGGCGTCACCGTGCTCGAGCAGCCACTCCCGCCGCGCGATCTGGCGGGGCTCGCGGCCGTGACCCGCGCGGCCCGGATTCCCGTCATTGCCGACGAGAGCTGCCTCGTCGCCGCCGACATCCCGCCGCTCGCCGGCGTCGTGGACGGAATCAACATCAAGCTCGCCAAGTGCGGCAGCCTGCGCGAAGCGCTGCGGATGGTGGCGGTCGCCCGCGCGCACGCGATGACCGTGATGCTGGGCTGCATGATCGAATCGTCGATCGCGATCACCGCGGCGGCGCACCTCGCTCCGCTGGTCGATCTCGTGGACCTCGACGGGGCCGCGCTCCTCTCCGACGATCCCTTCGTCGGCGCGGGCATCGATGCCGGCCGGCTTTCGCTTCCCACGGCACCGGGGCTCGGCGTCCGCGCGCGATGA
- a CDS encoding histone deacetylase, translated as MPVRVFTHPACLLHDAGPDHPESPARLRAVLERLGDEPAAELVTAPEARREDLLVVHPEPYLRRLESLSARGGGVLFLDTMMNGASWSAATGAAGSVVSAVESVHPASGGRGAASHAFAAVRPPGHHALASTGMGFCLLNNAVIGARAAQRLGRERVLIVDWDVHHGNGTQALVEHDAGIRYVSLHQWPWYPGTGAAEERGVGNIFNVPRGPGRPASLYVDDLWAAILAATRGWEPELVLVSAGFDAMRGDPLGGFTLEPEHYAELTRRLRERMPDVPIVGVLEGGYVPERLADGVAAHVRALA; from the coding sequence ATGCCGGTTCGCGTCTTTACCCATCCCGCCTGTTTGCTCCACGACGCGGGGCCGGATCATCCGGAATCGCCGGCGCGGCTGCGTGCCGTGCTCGAGCGCCTGGGCGATGAACCCGCGGCCGAGCTCGTCACGGCACCGGAAGCGCGGCGCGAAGATCTTCTCGTCGTGCACCCCGAGCCATATCTGCGTCGCCTCGAGTCGCTGAGCGCGCGCGGCGGCGGCGTACTTTTCCTCGATACCATGATGAACGGCGCGAGCTGGTCCGCGGCAACGGGCGCGGCCGGCTCGGTCGTGTCCGCCGTTGAATCCGTGCACCCGGCATCGGGCGGCCGCGGCGCGGCGTCGCACGCCTTCGCCGCGGTGCGGCCGCCGGGACACCACGCCCTCGCGTCGACGGGAATGGGCTTCTGCCTGCTCAATAACGCGGTGATCGGCGCGCGCGCCGCCCAGCGGCTCGGGCGCGAGCGGGTGCTGATCGTCGACTGGGACGTGCACCACGGCAACGGGACACAGGCGCTGGTCGAGCACGACGCCGGCATCCGCTACGTCTCGCTGCATCAGTGGCCATGGTATCCCGGCACCGGCGCCGCGGAGGAGCGCGGTGTAGGCAACATCTTCAACGTGCCGCGCGGGCCGGGGCGCCCCGCGTCGCTCTATGTCGACGATCTCTGGGCGGCGATCCTGGCGGCGACCCGCGGGTGGGAGCCGGAGCTGGTGCTCGTCTCGGCGGGGTTCGACGCGATGCGGGGCGACCCGCTCGGCGGGTTCACGCTGGAGCCGGAGCATTACGCCGAGCTCACTCGGCGGCTACGGGAGCGGATGCCGGACGTGCCGATTGTGGGCGTGCTCGAGGGAGGTTACGTGCCGGAGCGCCTCGCCGACGGGGTGGCGGCGCATGTGCGGGCGCTCGCGTGA
- a CDS encoding glycine--tRNA ligase, translating to MAESLMDKLVSLAKRRGFVFQSSEIYGGLGSVWDYGPLGVELKRNVKNRWWDAMVHERDDIEGLDAAILMHPKVWEASGHVAGFTDPLVDCRHCKNRFRADDPRIKGTPGQPDAQCPVCGSRGTLTEPRLFNLMFKTFMGPVEEQAAVVYLRPETAQGIYVNYLNVLNTARQKIPFGIAQIGKAFRNEITPGNFIFRTREFEQMEMQFFVKPGTDMEWFERWKEWRMAWHRGLGLDPAKLRFHAHGPDELAHYARAAFDIEYEFPFGWQEIEGIHNRTDFDLTRHQQYSGKRLDYFDQPANERYVPYIVETSAGADRVTLTLLVDAYREEQVEGETRVVLGLHPALAPIKAGVFPLVKKDGMPELAIEVYHALRRRFFCFYDDSGAIGRRYRRMDEAGTPFCITIDGDTIADRTVTVRHRDSMSQDRVSLDQLDAFLFDRIDPVYSTR from the coding sequence ATGGCCGAATCCCTGATGGACAAGCTCGTGTCGCTCGCCAAGCGGCGCGGATTCGTGTTCCAGTCGTCCGAGATCTACGGCGGCCTGGGCTCCGTCTGGGACTACGGCCCGCTCGGCGTCGAGCTCAAGCGGAACGTCAAGAACCGCTGGTGGGACGCAATGGTCCACGAGCGCGACGACATCGAAGGACTCGACGCCGCGATTCTCATGCACCCCAAGGTGTGGGAAGCGTCAGGCCACGTGGCGGGCTTCACCGACCCGCTGGTCGACTGCCGACATTGCAAGAACCGGTTTCGCGCTGACGACCCTCGGATCAAGGGCACGCCCGGCCAGCCCGATGCGCAGTGCCCCGTCTGCGGCTCGCGCGGCACGCTCACCGAGCCGCGACTCTTCAACCTCATGTTCAAGACGTTCATGGGACCGGTCGAGGAGCAGGCAGCCGTCGTCTATCTCCGGCCGGAGACGGCGCAGGGCATCTACGTCAATTACCTCAACGTCCTTAATACCGCGCGGCAGAAGATTCCGTTCGGCATCGCGCAAATCGGGAAGGCGTTCCGCAACGAGATCACGCCGGGCAACTTCATCTTCCGCACCCGCGAATTCGAGCAGATGGAGATGCAGTTTTTCGTGAAGCCGGGGACCGACATGGAATGGTTCGAGCGCTGGAAGGAATGGCGCATGGCGTGGCATCGCGGCCTGGGGCTCGATCCGGCGAAGCTCCGCTTTCACGCGCACGGCCCCGACGAGCTGGCCCACTACGCGCGCGCCGCGTTCGACATCGAGTACGAGTTTCCCTTCGGCTGGCAGGAAATCGAAGGCATCCACAACCGCACCGACTTCGACCTCACGCGTCACCAGCAGTACTCCGGCAAGCGGCTCGACTATTTCGACCAGCCCGCGAACGAGCGCTACGTGCCCTACATCGTCGAGACCTCCGCCGGCGCCGACCGGGTGACGCTCACCCTGCTCGTTGACGCCTATCGCGAGGAGCAGGTGGAGGGCGAGACTCGCGTGGTGCTGGGCCTGCATCCGGCGCTCGCGCCGATCAAGGCGGGCGTGTTTCCGCTGGTGAAGAAGGACGGCATGCCGGAGCTCGCCATCGAGGTCTACCACGCGCTCCGGCGCCGGTTTTTCTGCTTCTACGACGACAGCGGCGCCATCGGGCGGCGATACCGCCGGATGGACGAGGCGGGCACGCCGTTCTGCATCACGATCGATGGCGACACCATCGCGGACCGGACCGTCACCGTGCGGCATCGGGACTCGATGAGCCAGGACCGTGTGTCGCTCGACCAGCTTGATGCCTTTCTCTTCGATCGCATCGATCCGGTATATTCGACGCGATGA
- a CDS encoding HEAT repeat domain-containing protein, whose amino-acid sequence MQLPGTDSQELSSGRKPAAALPRDVAEFLVEFSIALHNRSTYPQGHPQLRRAADRFARRLELLLEARGPVSLGVAHRQLLVDGAATDPQNALLRDLSERLHRHQLTAIRFEPGVSLSEIDDLVGALAADPLRGEGPLGRRIGGTLHWPHLRLSAVEYDKLALRGAEPTTALDGARDGASLWVDLARLALGADGAAESSEVARAIDANAGEVAYDRVVLEYLTRIAEEMSGRVSPAEEHLRRRVSDLVNQLDPATLKRLLAASTDQSAARQFTLDASQVLAVDAVVAVLEAAAGACGQTISHQLLRLLHKLAHHAEQGALHARPEAAGVLRQQVSALAAGWQLDDPNPSAYTAVLDQLVQSGSVDLSTDVTLRSEPEDVLRIGLEIGSAGSRVLAAVDTMLARGDVHPLLDLLAAAPPHEATDILWQRVATPERLRDTLHDSPCDRALVERLAERLGAAALPPLLDALAAREERGARAWLLRVLAGLGLTAATAAIERLPGAPWFVQRNLLLLLGRIGEWPEGFSPLPYARESHPAVRREAVKLGLSRPVLRTETVLTALGDSDQRVVTLALRAACEDCPPDAVSRLEAIATDGRRDREMRARAVRALGGSRTPTALERLLELALTRRRWLPSRLAPKSPEVLAAVSSLAAFWSDDPGAAKVVAMARRHADPAFQAAVGPAQS is encoded by the coding sequence ATGCAGTTGCCCGGGACCGATTCGCAGGAGCTGTCGAGCGGCCGCAAGCCCGCGGCCGCCCTGCCTCGGGACGTGGCCGAGTTCCTGGTCGAGTTCTCCATCGCCCTCCACAACCGCTCGACCTATCCCCAGGGCCATCCGCAACTCCGCCGCGCGGCCGACCGGTTTGCCCGCCGGCTCGAGCTTCTTCTCGAGGCGCGGGGGCCGGTCTCTCTCGGCGTGGCGCACCGCCAGCTCCTCGTGGACGGCGCGGCCACCGATCCGCAGAACGCCCTGCTGCGGGATCTCTCGGAACGCCTGCACCGGCACCAGCTGACCGCGATCCGTTTCGAGCCTGGCGTATCACTCAGCGAGATCGACGACCTCGTCGGCGCGCTCGCCGCCGACCCGCTCCGCGGAGAAGGGCCGCTCGGCCGGCGGATCGGCGGCACCCTGCACTGGCCGCACCTCCGTCTCTCCGCCGTGGAATACGACAAGCTGGCACTGCGCGGCGCCGAACCGACCACGGCGCTCGATGGCGCGCGCGACGGCGCATCGCTCTGGGTGGACCTCGCGCGGCTTGCGCTCGGCGCTGATGGGGCGGCGGAGTCATCCGAGGTGGCGCGGGCGATCGACGCCAATGCCGGCGAGGTCGCCTACGACCGCGTCGTGCTCGAGTACCTGACCCGCATCGCCGAGGAGATGTCGGGTCGCGTGAGCCCGGCCGAGGAGCACCTGCGCCGCCGTGTCTCCGACCTCGTCAATCAGCTCGACCCCGCAACGCTGAAGCGGCTGCTCGCGGCCAGCACCGATCAGAGTGCGGCGCGACAATTCACCCTCGATGCCTCCCAGGTGCTCGCCGTCGACGCGGTTGTCGCGGTGCTCGAGGCTGCCGCGGGCGCCTGCGGCCAGACGATTTCGCATCAGCTTCTGCGCCTGCTCCACAAGCTCGCCCACCACGCCGAGCAGGGCGCGCTGCACGCGCGGCCGGAGGCGGCGGGAGTGCTTCGCCAGCAGGTCTCGGCCCTTGCGGCGGGATGGCAACTCGACGACCCGAATCCGAGCGCGTACACCGCCGTCCTCGACCAGCTCGTGCAGAGCGGCTCGGTCGATCTCTCGACCGATGTGACGCTTCGCAGCGAACCCGAGGACGTGCTCCGCATCGGGCTCGAAATCGGATCGGCGGGGTCGCGTGTGCTCGCCGCTGTGGACACGATGCTGGCCCGTGGGGATGTGCACCCGCTGCTCGATCTCCTCGCCGCGGCACCGCCGCACGAGGCGACGGACATCCTGTGGCAGCGGGTGGCGACTCCCGAGCGCCTCCGTGACACGCTCCACGACTCGCCCTGCGACCGCGCCCTCGTCGAGCGCCTGGCCGAGCGGCTCGGTGCCGCGGCGCTCCCTCCACTGCTCGATGCTCTGGCCGCGCGGGAGGAGCGCGGGGCCCGAGCGTGGCTGCTCCGCGTGCTCGCGGGGCTCGGGCTCACTGCCGCCACCGCGGCGATCGAGCGATTGCCCGGCGCACCCTGGTTCGTCCAGCGAAATCTGCTGCTCCTGCTCGGGCGTATCGGGGAGTGGCCGGAGGGCTTCAGCCCGCTGCCGTACGCGCGCGAAAGCCATCCCGCGGTACGGCGTGAAGCCGTAAAGCTGGGGCTCTCGCGCCCGGTGCTCCGCACCGAAACGGTGCTCACCGCGCTGGGCGACAGCGACCAGCGCGTCGTCACCCTCGCTCTCCGCGCGGCGTGCGAGGACTGTCCGCCGGACGCCGTGTCGCGGCTCGAGGCGATCGCAACCGACGGCCGGCGCGACCGCGAGATGCGCGCCCGCGCCGTGCGCGCGCTCGGCGGAAGCCGCACACCCACCGCGCTCGAGCGGCTGCTTGAGTTGGCACTCACCCGCCGGCGTTGGCTCCCGAGCCGCCTCGCGCCCAAATCCCCGGAGGTGCTCGCCGCCGTGAGCTCGCTGGCCGCGTTCTGGAGCGACGACCCGGGCGCGGCCAAGGTCGTGGCGATGGCCCGGCGCCATGCCGACCCCGCCTTTCAGGCCGCGGTGGGGCCGGCGCAGTCATGA
- a CDS encoding HD domain-containing phosphohydrolase gives MTDPTRFLTAFAKGVAGLHLYGDAHPAFRRAVAQAAEHLAELQAGDPRLEFNFLPSEVLFGQELLHELEDSEWAERMRGAGIERLEFTGPVGADELERFVTHVGARLSPRGSDTSETWQSGGGNIRWGRLEIRSDDAPRLVLEPPPTIATLTFGLREEREAVAWMHEEIQAGTALPLVEAEAVVRSLSFAMHADRAMVLPLLELKEFDQYTTTHSMNVSVLAMGLAEHLDLRGDVLRTIGLAALLHDLGKVCVPREILNKPGKLTDAERDVVRRHPVEGARMILERDEELDLAATVAYEHHRMINGGGYPCPHFPREAGYVSRLVHVCDVYDALRTRRPYREAWESVEALRYIQSREGIEFDPTIARAFVGMMRHWEERVHPTAAA, from the coding sequence ATGACCGACCCGACCCGGTTTCTCACCGCCTTCGCCAAGGGCGTCGCGGGGCTCCACCTCTATGGCGACGCTCACCCCGCGTTCCGCCGCGCGGTGGCGCAGGCGGCCGAGCACCTGGCCGAACTCCAGGCCGGCGACCCTCGCCTCGAGTTCAATTTCCTTCCGTCCGAGGTGCTGTTCGGACAGGAACTGCTTCACGAGCTGGAGGACTCGGAGTGGGCCGAGCGGATGCGCGGCGCCGGCATCGAGCGGCTCGAGTTCACCGGTCCGGTCGGCGCGGACGAGCTGGAGCGGTTCGTGACCCACGTGGGCGCGCGGCTCTCGCCGCGCGGCTCGGACACGAGCGAAACCTGGCAATCGGGCGGAGGCAACATTCGCTGGGGGCGGCTCGAGATCCGGAGCGACGACGCGCCCCGGCTCGTGCTCGAGCCGCCACCGACCATCGCGACGCTCACCTTCGGGCTGCGTGAGGAGCGCGAGGCGGTGGCCTGGATGCACGAAGAAATCCAGGCGGGAACGGCGCTGCCGCTCGTCGAAGCCGAGGCGGTCGTGCGCTCGCTCTCGTTCGCCATGCACGCGGACCGGGCGATGGTGCTGCCACTGCTCGAGCTGAAGGAGTTCGACCAGTACACCACGACGCACTCGATGAACGTCTCGGTGCTGGCGATGGGTCTCGCCGAGCATCTCGACCTGCGCGGCGACGTGCTGCGCACGATCGGCCTCGCCGCACTGCTGCACGACCTGGGCAAGGTCTGCGTGCCGCGCGAGATCCTGAATAAGCCCGGCAAGCTCACCGATGCCGAACGCGACGTGGTGCGGCGGCATCCGGTCGAAGGGGCGCGGATGATTCTCGAGCGCGACGAGGAGCTGGACCTGGCGGCCACGGTGGCCTACGAGCACCACCGGATGATCAACGGAGGCGGATACCCGTGCCCGCACTTCCCCCGCGAGGCCGGCTACGTGAGCCGGCTGGTCCACGTGTGCGACGTGTACGATGCATTGCGCACGCGGCGGCCCTACCGCGAGGCCTGGGAATCAGTCGAGGCGCTGCGCTACATTCAGAGCCGGGAGGGTATCGAATTCGATCCGACGATCGCGCGGGCGTTCGTGGGGATGATGCGGCACTGGGAGGAGCGGGTTCACCCGACCGCCGCGGCCTGA
- a CDS encoding YpdA family putative bacillithiol disulfide reductase, producing MTTESTTLLVIGAGPCGLAVGVAARQAGMPCVLLDRRNIVSTIDRYPLAMTFFSTPERIEIGGVPFVASHEKPTRRDGLIYYRRVAEHYALDVRPAEEVVDVTRDGSGRYRLLVQRPHDETSYLAENVAFATGYFDNPNFLGVPGEELPHVSHYFREGHPFWHRQVVVIGAGNSAVDAALECWRAGAEVTIVHLGEKLDATVKPWVLPDITNRIREGSIGVRWRSRVRAITPTHVAIMTEGVSEVEELGADAVLAMTGYHADTMLLQRLGVPVDGASGIPAHDERTMSTPLPGCYLAGVIASGNDANRLFIENSRGHGERIVRDIIERQGAAARQAAAVG from the coding sequence ATGACAACCGAGTCGACGACGCTTCTCGTGATCGGGGCCGGCCCGTGCGGCCTCGCCGTCGGCGTCGCGGCGCGGCAGGCCGGGATGCCCTGCGTGCTGCTCGACCGCCGAAACATCGTATCCACCATCGACCGCTATCCGCTCGCCATGACGTTTTTCTCGACGCCCGAGCGGATCGAGATCGGCGGCGTGCCGTTCGTCGCGAGCCACGAGAAGCCCACCCGCCGCGACGGGCTCATCTACTATCGGCGCGTGGCCGAGCATTACGCGCTCGACGTGCGTCCGGCGGAGGAGGTGGTGGACGTGACCCGCGACGGCAGCGGGCGCTACCGCCTGCTGGTGCAGCGGCCGCATGACGAGACGAGCTATCTCGCCGAGAACGTCGCGTTCGCGACCGGGTACTTCGACAACCCCAACTTCCTCGGTGTGCCCGGCGAGGAGCTGCCGCACGTGAGCCACTACTTCCGCGAGGGGCACCCGTTCTGGCACCGGCAGGTGGTCGTCATCGGGGCGGGAAACAGCGCGGTAGATGCGGCGCTCGAGTGCTGGCGCGCGGGTGCGGAGGTGACCATCGTCCATCTGGGCGAGAAGCTCGACGCGACGGTGAAGCCCTGGGTGCTGCCGGACATCACCAACCGGATCCGCGAGGGGAGCATCGGAGTGCGCTGGCGCTCGCGGGTGCGGGCCATCACGCCGACCCACGTTGCGATCATGACGGAGGGGGTCTCGGAGGTCGAGGAGCTGGGAGCCGACGCGGTGCTCGCGATGACCGGGTATCACGCCGACACCATGCTCCTCCAGCGCCTCGGCGTGCCGGTGGACGGCGCCAGCGGGATCCCGGCCCACGACGAACGGACGATGTCCACGCCGCTGCCGGGCTGCTATCTCGCGGGGGTCATCGCGAGCGGCAACGATGCCAATCGCCTCTTCATCGAAAATTCCCGCGGCCACGGCGAGCGGATCGTGCGGGACATCATCGAGCGGCAGGGCGCCGCGGCCCGTCAGGCCGCGGCGGTCGGGTGA